In Geoalkalibacter sp., a genomic segment contains:
- a CDS encoding NAD(P)-dependent oxidoreductase, with protein IILPEKEETEAMFSGDRSFLQGLDPGTLLVDMGTHSLEVTMELAKAATARRAMFLEAPVWGTKEHAANGLLTILVGGDPTLLSRCREAFSFFGLNIIHVGEVGAATRMKFVVNLVQAELMQALAEGLTLGEKLGFSADKIIEVLDSGGVASPLFNAKGRSIARGDFSRNLALKYVYEGLQLAQDAGRKAGLDLPAAEAVSQVYRQAIADGRGEEDFSAVVKVLWK; from the coding sequence CATCATCCTCCCCGAAAAGGAGGAGACCGAGGCGATGTTCTCCGGAGATCGCAGCTTCCTGCAAGGGCTGGATCCCGGCACCCTGCTGGTGGACATGGGCACCCACAGCCTGGAAGTGACGATGGAACTGGCCAAGGCGGCGACGGCCCGGCGCGCCATGTTCCTCGAGGCCCCGGTCTGGGGCACCAAGGAGCATGCCGCCAACGGCCTGCTGACGATTCTCGTCGGCGGTGATCCGACCCTGCTCAGCCGCTGTCGCGAGGCCTTTTCCTTCTTCGGTCTCAACATCATCCATGTCGGGGAGGTGGGAGCCGCCACGCGCATGAAGTTCGTGGTGAATCTGGTGCAGGCGGAACTCATGCAGGCGTTGGCCGAGGGCCTGACCCTGGGCGAAAAGCTCGGCTTCAGCGCCGACAAGATCATCGAGGTGCTCGATTCCGGCGGGGTGGCCTCGCCTCTTTTCAACGCCAAGGGTCGCTCCATCGCCCGCGGCGACTTTTCCCGCAACCTGGCCCTGAAATATGTCTACGAAGGGTTGCAACTGGCCCAGGACGCGGGGCGCAAGGCCGGTCTCGATCTGCCCGCCGCCGAGGCGGTGAGCCAGGTCTACCGTCAGGCGATCGCGGATGGACGGGGCGAGGAGGATTTCTCCGCCGTGGTCAAGGTGCTGTGGAAGTAG
- the amrA gene encoding AmmeMemoRadiSam system protein A gives MDKPLTDPEKTILLEAARRAITDYVRQGSFEPVPREEKSLNRRNGCFVTIKKNGQLRGCIGNFQSERPLFKEVAEMAVASATKDPRFYPMKEEDLTDFSLEISVLSPLKKIDAIEEIEIGKHGIYLEKGYYRGVLLPQVATEHGWDRLTFLKQTCIKAGLPTNAWQDDDAEIYIFSAQVFSED, from the coding sequence TTGGACAAGCCATTGACGGACCCGGAAAAAACCATCCTGCTTGAAGCGGCCCGCCGAGCCATCACCGATTATGTGCGTCAAGGTTCCTTCGAGCCCGTTCCTCGCGAGGAAAAATCCCTCAACCGGCGCAACGGCTGTTTTGTCACCATCAAGAAAAACGGCCAACTGCGGGGTTGTATCGGCAATTTCCAGTCCGAGCGCCCACTGTTCAAGGAAGTCGCGGAAATGGCGGTGGCCTCGGCCACCAAGGATCCACGTTTCTATCCCATGAAGGAGGAAGATCTCACCGATTTTTCCCTCGAAATTTCCGTTCTCTCCCCCCTGAAGAAAATTGACGCCATCGAGGAGATCGAGATCGGCAAACACGGCATCTATCTCGAAAAAGGTTACTATCGCGGCGTTCTTTTGCCGCAGGTCGCCACCGAGCATGGCTGGGACCGTCTGACCTTCCTCAAGCAGACCTGCATCAAGGCCGGTCTACCCACCAATGCCTGGCAGGACGACGACGCCGAGATCTACATTTTCAGCGCCCAGGTCTTCAGCGAAGATTAG
- a CDS encoding metal-dependent transcriptional regulator, whose protein sequence is MKVSPKAEEILEALWIATEEEGENAAHLSTLGVGPEDEALAELDRLAYIEISGDRVYLRKEGRPEARMTVRRHRLAERLMMDILDVKGGEGNAKACELEHLLHQGVDTKICTLLNHPTTCPHGKPIPPGRCCEDARSKGEVGVVALTELKASESGEIAYLTTADSRKMQKLMSMGVLPGTSLRLRQTFPSFVFQIGNSQFAVDEELAREIFVRKN, encoded by the coding sequence ATGAAGGTTTCGCCCAAGGCGGAGGAAATTCTGGAGGCGCTGTGGATTGCCACGGAAGAGGAGGGCGAGAATGCCGCTCACCTGAGCACCCTCGGCGTCGGGCCCGAGGACGAGGCCCTGGCCGAACTCGACAGGCTGGCTTACATCGAAATCAGCGGCGACCGGGTTTATCTGCGCAAGGAAGGCCGCCCCGAGGCGCGCATGACGGTGCGCCGACATCGTCTGGCCGAGCGCCTGATGATGGACATTCTCGACGTCAAGGGAGGCGAGGGCAACGCCAAGGCCTGCGAACTCGAGCACCTGCTGCATCAGGGCGTCGACACCAAGATCTGCACCCTGCTCAATCATCCCACCACCTGTCCCCACGGCAAGCCCATTCCACCGGGGCGCTGCTGCGAGGATGCCCGCAGCAAGGGCGAGGTCGGCGTCGTGGCTCTCACCGAACTCAAGGCGAGCGAAAGCGGCGAGATTGCCTATCTGACCACCGCGGATTCGCGGAAAATGCAAAAGCTCATGAGCATGGGAGTGCTGCCGGGAACGTCCCTGCGGTTGCGGCAGACCTTTCCGTCTTTTGTCTTTCAGATCGGCAATTCACAGTTTGCCGTGGATGAGGAGTTGGCGCGGGAAATTTTCGTGCGCAAGAACTAA
- the feoB gene encoding ferrous iron transport protein B translates to MKISPASASPSVPKIILVGNPNVGKSVLFNALTGAYTTVSNYPGTSVEVSRGFCELTGRRYEVLDTPGMYSLMPITEEERVARTILLEEAPHLVLHVLDARNIERMLPMTLQLIEAGLPVALVVNIMDEAERLGMTIDTALLQEKLGIPVIAAATARKRGLQEIRDLIGAAEETPRAVFAYAADLEGDLRKVAGHLHGDYRLSRRALALLLMQRDAEIDSLVAKEEGPGYAKVVEAVNEVVFERRVDLHLRISLERKRICKGLLDGVVRQRPMTGLSLAERLSGWTMNPWTGVPILLAVLYFGLYQIVGGFGAGTLVDFLEGTLFEEAINPWLEGLGDEHLPWEWLYELLVGEYGVLTLGVRYAVALVLPIVGTFFLVFSVIEDTGYFPRLALLVDRIFKRIGLNGRAVIPMVLGFGCDTMATMVTRTLETNRERIIATVLLALAIPCSAQLGVILGLLSGVPGALAVWSFCILGIFLVIGFLAARVLPGEQPMFYMEIPPLRLPQARNVLVKTLTRMQSYFLEIFPLFILASVLLWAGKMTGFLDELVKAMEPLMRALGLPAEAAAAFIFGFFRRDFGAAGLYDLQTSGLLTPVQLTVAAVTLTLFVPCIAQFLMMKKERGWKVSLGILVFVSVLAFVAGASLNRMLLWSSLLS, encoded by the coding sequence ATGAAAATATCGCCTGCGTCCGCATCACCCTCGGTTCCGAAAATCATCCTGGTCGGCAATCCCAATGTCGGGAAAAGCGTGCTGTTCAACGCACTGACCGGGGCCTACACGACCGTGTCCAATTACCCCGGCACTTCGGTGGAGGTGTCCCGCGGGTTTTGCGAGTTGACGGGACGGCGCTACGAGGTGCTCGATACGCCCGGCATGTATTCGCTGATGCCCATCACCGAGGAAGAGCGCGTGGCGCGCACCATTCTTCTGGAGGAAGCCCCGCATTTGGTGCTGCACGTCCTGGATGCGCGCAACATCGAGCGCATGTTGCCCATGACCTTGCAGCTCATCGAGGCGGGCTTGCCGGTGGCGCTGGTGGTCAACATCATGGATGAGGCCGAGCGTCTCGGCATGACCATCGACACGGCGCTGCTTCAGGAAAAGCTTGGCATCCCCGTCATCGCCGCCGCCACCGCCCGCAAGCGCGGCCTGCAGGAGATTCGCGATCTTATCGGCGCCGCCGAGGAGACGCCCCGTGCCGTCTTCGCCTACGCGGCCGATCTGGAGGGCGATTTGCGAAAGGTCGCAGGCCATCTGCACGGCGATTACCGCCTGTCGCGCCGAGCCCTGGCCCTGCTGCTCATGCAGCGCGACGCCGAAATCGACAGCCTGGTGGCTAAAGAAGAAGGGCCGGGCTACGCAAAGGTCGTCGAGGCGGTCAACGAGGTTGTCTTCGAACGGCGCGTCGATCTGCATCTGCGCATCAGCCTGGAGCGAAAACGCATCTGCAAGGGCCTGCTCGACGGGGTGGTGCGACAGCGTCCCATGACCGGCCTGAGCCTTGCCGAGCGGCTTTCCGGCTGGACCATGAATCCCTGGACCGGCGTGCCGATTCTGCTGGCCGTGCTTTATTTCGGCCTTTATCAGATCGTCGGCGGGTTCGGTGCCGGGACCCTTGTCGACTTTCTCGAAGGAACCCTGTTCGAGGAGGCCATCAACCCCTGGCTGGAGGGCTTGGGCGATGAGCATTTGCCCTGGGAATGGCTTTACGAGCTGCTGGTGGGCGAATACGGCGTGCTGACTCTGGGCGTGCGCTACGCCGTGGCCCTGGTGCTGCCGATTGTCGGCACCTTCTTCCTGGTGTTTTCGGTGATCGAGGATACCGGCTATTTTCCGCGCCTGGCTTTGCTGGTCGATCGGATTTTCAAGCGCATCGGCCTCAACGGCCGCGCCGTCATCCCCATGGTGCTGGGTTTTGGCTGCGATACCATGGCCACCATGGTTACGCGCACTCTCGAAACCAACCGCGAGCGGATCATCGCCACGGTCCTGCTGGCCTTGGCGATTCCCTGCAGCGCTCAGCTCGGGGTCATTCTCGGCCTGCTGTCCGGGGTGCCCGGTGCCTTGGCGGTGTGGAGTTTTTGCATCCTGGGGATTTTTCTGGTGATCGGCTTTCTCGCGGCGCGCGTGCTGCCGGGCGAGCAGCCCATGTTTTACATGGAAATTCCTCCCTTGCGTCTGCCCCAGGCACGCAACGTGCTGGTCAAGACCCTGACCCGCATGCAGTCTTATTTTCTCGAAATCTTTCCGTTGTTCATTCTTGCCTCGGTGCTGCTGTGGGCGGGCAAGATGACGGGATTTCTCGATGAGTTGGTCAAGGCCATGGAGCCCTTGATGCGCGCTCTCGGTCTGCCCGCCGAGGCCGCAGCCGCCTTCATCTTCGGTTTTTTTCGGCGCGATTTCGGTGCCGCGGGCCTCTATGACCTGCAAACCAGCGGGCTGCTGACGCCGGTGCAGCTGACCGTGGCGGCGGTGACGCTCACGCTGTTCGTGCCCTGCATCGCCCAGTTTCTGATGATGAAGAAGGAGCGCGGCTGGAAGGTTTCCCTTGGTATACTGGTATTTGTTTCCGTGCTGGCCTTTGTCGCCGGTGCGAGCCTCAACCGGATGCTGTTGTGGAGTAGCCTGCTCTCATGA
- a CDS encoding Fur family transcriptional regulator, translating to MGKIRETFRRYLSEKGLKSTQQRDIILDEFLRAGSHLSTEELYLRIRQTHPHIGYATVYRTLKLFSECGIASEHNFGDGQTRYESVTGGEHHDHLICTKCKRIIEFEDPRIETLQDEVARRHDFKIIDHRLELYGLCADCRAS from the coding sequence TTGGGCAAAATCCGTGAAACCTTTCGCCGCTACCTGAGCGAGAAGGGGCTGAAATCGACTCAGCAGCGCGACATCATTCTCGATGAGTTTCTGCGGGCCGGCTCGCACCTCTCCACCGAAGAACTCTATCTGCGCATTCGTCAAACACATCCGCACATCGGCTACGCCACGGTCTATCGCACCCTGAAGCTTTTTAGCGAATGCGGCATCGCCTCCGAGCACAATTTCGGCGATGGGCAGACCCGGTATGAATCGGTGACGGGGGGCGAGCACCACGATCACCTGATTTGCACCAAGTGCAAGCGCATCATTGAATTCGAGGATCCGCGCATCGAAACCCTACAGGATGAGGTCGCGCGCCGCCACGATTTTAAAATCATCGACCATCGTCTGGAACTCTACGGCCTGTGCGCCGATTGCCGCGCCTCCTAG
- a CDS encoding cytochrome c biogenesis CcdA family protein: MESGANITFWIAFSAGILSFFSPCVLPLIPSYLTYITGISFGQLKDAHPSTKVRLAVVFHSLVFIAGFSLVFVTLGGLAGWASHNFQSHLREGLGIIQKVGGVLIFLFGVHMSGLFHFGILLGEKRVQLQSKPSGFLGTLLVGIAFAAGWTPCIGPILGAILALAASTTGGVGNGIYLLSAYSAGLGIPFLVSGLLFHGFLSFFNRFKKHIRIMEIVTGVLLMLVGIMLFFNLFTHLTGYLYRWLPVLG; encoded by the coding sequence ATGGAGAGTGGGGCCAACATCACTTTCTGGATCGCCTTTTCGGCGGGGATTCTGTCCTTTTTTTCTCCCTGCGTGCTGCCCCTCATTCCCTCCTATCTGACCTACATCACCGGCATCTCCTTCGGTCAACTCAAGGATGCTCACCCCAGCACCAAGGTGCGGCTGGCGGTGGTGTTTCATTCCTTGGTCTTCATCGCCGGGTTTTCCCTGGTGTTCGTGACCCTGGGCGGCTTGGCGGGTTGGGCTTCCCACAATTTCCAGAGCCATCTGCGCGAGGGCCTGGGCATCATTCAGAAGGTCGGCGGGGTGCTGATCTTTCTGTTTGGGGTGCATATGTCCGGCCTTTTTCATTTCGGCATCCTGCTGGGTGAGAAGCGGGTGCAACTGCAAAGCAAGCCGAGCGGATTCCTTGGCACGCTGCTGGTCGGCATTGCCTTCGCCGCCGGCTGGACGCCCTGCATCGGCCCGATTCTCGGCGCCATTCTCGCCTTGGCGGCGAGCACAACCGGCGGCGTGGGCAACGGCATCTATCTGCTTTCGGCCTATTCGGCGGGCCTGGGCATTCCCTTTCTTGTTTCCGGATTGCTCTTTCACGGCTTTCTCTCCTTCTTCAACCGCTTCAAGAAACACATCCGCATCATGGAAATTGTCACGGGCGTGTTGCTGATGCTGGTTGGCATCATGCTATTCTTCAATCTTTTCACCCATCTGACCGGCTATCTCTATCGCTGGCTGCCGGTTCTCGGCTGA
- a CDS encoding TlpA family protein disulfide reductase, with protein sequence MRRFLAVLVALAILSGSLEALAGSPRPDAPPVSSVRVGTVAPDFTLPTYDGGSVTLSHLRGKVVLINFWATWCPPCRTEKPTMENLYQKFAERGDFVLLAVNVEEDARQALESYLKRTPYSFPIPIDAQGQVQNLYHVYRFPESFIIDRNGIVVDHVIGARDWSDPKTQAYIAKLLGE encoded by the coding sequence ATGCGTCGATTTCTTGCGGTTCTCGTTGCCCTGGCGATCCTTTCCGGCTCCCTTGAGGCCTTGGCCGGTTCTCCCCGGCCCGATGCGCCGCCGGTTTCCAGCGTGCGCGTGGGCACGGTCGCTCCCGATTTTACCCTGCCGACCTATGATGGCGGCTCCGTCACCCTGTCCCATCTGCGCGGCAAGGTCGTGCTGATCAATTTCTGGGCGACCTGGTGTCCGCCCTGTCGCACGGAAAAGCCCACCATGGAAAATCTCTACCAAAAATTCGCCGAGCGCGGTGACTTCGTTTTGCTGGCCGTCAACGTCGAGGAGGACGCCCGTCAGGCACTGGAGTCCTACCTGAAAAGAACGCCCTATTCCTTTCCCATTCCCATCGACGCCCAAGGTCAGGTGCAGAACCTCTACCACGTCTACCGTTTTCCCGAGAGCTTCATCATTGATCGCAACGGCATCGTCGTGGATCATGTGATCGGCGCGCGGGACTGGTCCGATCCCAAAACTCAGGCCTATATCGCCAAGCTGCTCGGAGAATAG
- a CDS encoding metallopeptidase family protein, producing the protein MTRREFEEQVERAIAAIPREFLDRVENLSFQVHDWADADTLEAVGLEDPRDLLGYYMGWPLPERTNDYGSCPPDLILIYQRAVENYVDETGLPLARVLRETVMHELAHYFGFSEEEMDLIEQLWEEKADGP; encoded by the coding sequence ATGACGCGGCGCGAATTCGAGGAGCAGGTCGAACGGGCCATCGCCGCCATTCCCCGAGAATTTCTCGACCGCGTGGAAAACCTCTCCTTTCAGGTGCACGACTGGGCCGACGCCGACACCCTGGAAGCGGTGGGACTGGAAGATCCCCGCGATCTGCTCGGCTACTACATGGGCTGGCCACTGCCCGAGCGCACCAACGATTACGGCAGTTGCCCCCCGGATCTCATCCTCATCTATCAGCGGGCGGTGGAAAATTACGTCGATGAAACCGGCCTGCCGCTGGCGCGGGTGCTGCGGGAAACGGTGATGCATGAACTGGCGCATTATTTCGGATTTTCCGAGGAAGAAATGGACCTGATCGAACAGCTCTGGGAGGAGAAGGCAGACGGTCCTTGA
- a CDS encoding PaaI family thioesterase gives MSRLLVDGDQPMRAEGERPFVMEGWIDTAPFEEFIGLRIAEARDGRALLTLPFTVKLAQGGGLMHGGALTSLADTAVAMAIKSLLPPGTQFATTELSMKFLAPVREGMVTARAEVHGPQGRTFFGEAVLTDDQGREVARFQSVFRVARGQGFDA, from the coding sequence ATGTCGCGACTGCTGGTGGACGGCGATCAGCCCATGCGGGCCGAGGGTGAGCGCCCCTTTGTCATGGAGGGGTGGATCGACACGGCGCCCTTCGAGGAATTCATCGGGCTGCGCATCGCGGAGGCACGGGACGGTCGCGCTCTTCTGACCCTGCCTTTTACCGTCAAGCTGGCTCAGGGCGGCGGGCTGATGCATGGCGGCGCCCTGACGTCCCTGGCGGATACGGCGGTGGCCATGGCCATCAAAAGCCTGTTGCCCCCCGGTACCCAATTCGCCACCACCGAGCTCAGCATGAAATTTCTCGCTCCGGTGCGTGAAGGTATGGTGACGGCCCGCGCCGAGGTGCACGGCCCCCAGGGCCGCACTTTTTTCGGCGAAGCGGTGCTGACCGATGACCAGGGGCGCGAGGTCGCGCGTTTTCAATCGGTCTTTCGCGTGGCGCGGGGACAGGGGTTCGACGCATGA
- a CDS encoding sigma-54-dependent transcriptional regulator: MAKASVLIIEDDVSLRRVLEFSLEESGYRVLTAADGSAGLELFRRENPPLVITDIAMPGMSGYEVLKAIKQERPEALVIVITAFGSVEKAVEAMKLGAYDYLTKPFGRDELRLVVAKALAFRGLQEENSRLKERLSERIDFSSLVGISEKMQQVFDLVRRVAATEATVLLLGESGTGKELVARAIHHGSERGGEAFVPVNCAAIPRELLESELFGHVRGAFTGAVRDRAGKFAQADGGTLFLDEVGELPADLQPKLLRALQEREIEPVGGSTQKVDVRVVAATNRNLEEAVAAGQFREDLYYRLAVIPVYLPALRERLEDIPVLVRHFVKKHGGETIRVSDALLRRLAEHHWPGNVRELENCVERMLILRRGESLDEVDFRPMGGPLSRSSQRRVLDLPDEGYALEDLEKEAVLEALRRSGGNQTRAAAFLRIPRHTLIYRMEKYGIRK; the protein is encoded by the coding sequence TTGGCCAAGGCTTCTGTCCTGATTATCGAAGATGATGTGTCCCTGCGCCGTGTTCTGGAATTTTCCCTGGAAGAATCCGGCTATCGCGTTCTGACCGCCGCCGACGGCAGCGCCGGCCTGGAGTTGTTCCGCCGCGAGAATCCGCCGCTGGTGATCACCGATATCGCCATGCCCGGGATGTCCGGCTATGAGGTGCTCAAGGCGATCAAGCAGGAGCGGCCGGAGGCGCTGGTCATCGTGATCACCGCTTTCGGGTCGGTGGAAAAGGCCGTCGAGGCCATGAAGCTGGGCGCCTACGATTATCTGACCAAACCCTTCGGTCGGGACGAATTGCGCCTGGTGGTCGCCAAGGCCCTGGCCTTTCGCGGTTTGCAGGAAGAAAACAGCCGGCTCAAGGAGCGCTTGAGCGAGCGCATCGATTTCTCGTCCCTGGTGGGCATTTCCGAAAAGATGCAGCAGGTGTTCGATCTGGTGCGGCGCGTGGCGGCCACGGAAGCCACGGTACTGCTGCTCGGCGAGAGCGGTACGGGCAAGGAGCTGGTGGCGCGGGCCATCCATCACGGCAGCGAGCGCGGCGGCGAAGCGTTCGTGCCGGTCAATTGCGCCGCCATCCCGCGCGAACTGCTGGAGAGCGAACTCTTCGGCCACGTGCGCGGTGCCTTCACCGGCGCGGTGCGTGATCGGGCCGGCAAATTCGCCCAGGCCGACGGCGGCACCCTGTTTCTCGATGAGGTCGGCGAACTGCCGGCCGACCTCCAACCCAAATTGCTGCGCGCCTTGCAAGAGCGCGAAATCGAGCCGGTCGGCGGCAGCACGCAAAAAGTCGACGTGCGGGTGGTCGCGGCGACCAACCGCAATCTCGAGGAGGCGGTGGCGGCGGGGCAGTTCCGCGAGGATCTCTATTACCGCCTGGCGGTGATTCCCGTGTATCTGCCCGCCCTGCGCGAGCGGCTGGAGGATATTCCGGTGCTGGTGCGGCATTTCGTTAAAAAGCACGGCGGCGAAACCATACGCGTCAGCGATGCTTTGTTGCGGCGACTGGCCGAACATCACTGGCCCGGAAATGTCCGCGAACTGGAGAACTGCGTGGAGCGCATGCTGATTCTGCGGCGCGGCGAGAGCCTCGATGAGGTTGATTTTCGCCCCATGGGCGGCCCGCTCTCCCGCTCGTCTCAGCGGCGTGTTCTGGACCTGCCCGACGAGGGCTATGCCCTGGAGGATCTGGAAAAGGAAGCGGTGCTCGAAGCCCTGCGGCGCAGCGGCGGCAACCAGACCCGCGCCGCGGCTTTTTTACGCATTCCGCGCCACACCCTGATCTATCGCATGGAAAAATACGGAATTCGCAAGTAA
- a CDS encoding two-component system sensor histidine kinase NtrB, protein MPSNGHKIRLAILVGMIAVITALHYLTAIDKVHYHDIYRRLYYLPVVLGGLWFMLRGGVATAILISMIYAPHVLFQWGHHPGSEPEQYLEILLYNVIGFITGFLTQRERLQKTRYQQTAERLEESYVKLREQADQILEIEDQLRRADRLSALGELSAELAHEIRNPLGSIRGTAEILQDGMDPADRRYEFAQILLKEVARLNGVVENFLQFARPGRAEKGTFDPFEVLGEVFRLVERQAQKSGVRLMLEGTAVRVAGDADQLKQAFLNLVLNAIQAMPRGGSLRVGAQREGPHLHLTFSDDGPGIAADNLERIFSPFYTTRPDGVGLGLAITQRIVRRNGGEIRVASRPGEGTTFTLILPRADAADSSRE, encoded by the coding sequence ATGCCCAGCAACGGCCATAAAATTCGCCTGGCGATTCTGGTGGGGATGATCGCGGTGATCACCGCCCTGCATTACCTCACGGCCATCGACAAGGTGCATTATCATGACATCTATCGCCGCCTCTACTACCTGCCGGTGGTTCTGGGCGGGCTGTGGTTCATGCTGCGCGGCGGGGTGGCCACGGCCATCCTGATCTCCATGATCTACGCGCCCCATGTGCTTTTTCAGTGGGGCCATCATCCCGGCAGCGAACCCGAGCAGTATCTGGAAATCCTGCTCTACAACGTCATAGGCTTCATCACCGGGTTTCTCACACAGCGCGAGCGATTGCAGAAAACCCGCTATCAGCAGACCGCCGAGCGGCTCGAGGAAAGCTATGTCAAGCTGCGCGAGCAGGCCGACCAGATTCTCGAAATCGAAGATCAGTTGCGCCGCGCCGATCGCTTGAGTGCCCTCGGCGAGCTCTCCGCCGAACTCGCCCATGAGATCCGCAACCCCCTGGGCTCCATTCGCGGCACCGCCGAAATTCTGCAGGACGGCATGGATCCCGCCGATCGGCGCTATGAATTCGCCCAGATCCTGCTCAAGGAGGTGGCCCGCCTGAACGGAGTGGTCGAGAATTTTCTGCAGTTCGCCCGTCCCGGACGCGCGGAAAAAGGAACCTTCGACCCCTTCGAGGTGCTGGGCGAGGTATTTCGCCTGGTCGAGCGCCAGGCCCAGAAATCCGGGGTCCGGCTGATGCTGGAGGGCACGGCGGTGCGGGTGGCGGGCGACGCCGATCAGCTCAAGCAGGCCTTTCTCAATCTGGTGCTCAACGCGATCCAGGCCATGCCGCGCGGCGGATCCCTGCGGGTCGGCGCGCAGCGCGAAGGGCCGCATCTGCATCTGACGTTCAGCGACGACGGGCCGGGCATCGCCGCGGACAACCTGGAGCGGATTTTTTCGCCCTTTTATACCACCCGCCCTGACGGCGTCGGTCTGGGGCTTGCCATCACCCAGCGCATCGTGCGGCGCAACGGCGGTGAAATTCGCGTTGCCAGCCGTCCGGGCGAAGGCACCACCTTTACCCTGATCCTGCCGCGCGCCGACGCGGCGGATTCTTCCCGGGAGTGA
- a CDS encoding AEC family transporter, with amino-acid sequence MTLFFDILTIVIPVFLIIALGYGLRRAALIDNHFLFQTNRLVYFVALPLLLFYEIGRADFVANFNPALVAGSSLAIALGFALSYGYAALRGYPPAARGAFSQGAFRGNLAYVGLAIVFNAYGSEGLTRAGILMGFLVPVLNFFAILALLLPHHGTSGNQGARFWLRQLLLNPLILASFAGIAWSFLHLPMPLILERTLRIATGMSLPLALLAIGGSFALDRLRGDLLRAFLAAGIKLVWLPLLAGGILLLFGVRGEDLAIGVLFAATPAATATYIMAHQMKGDAELAGAIVMLSTLLSALTYTLTLYILRSSGL; translated from the coding sequence ATGACTTTGTTTTTCGACATTCTCACCATCGTCATTCCGGTTTTTCTCATCATCGCCCTGGGATACGGCCTGCGCCGCGCCGCGCTCATCGACAACCATTTTCTTTTTCAGACCAACCGACTGGTCTATTTCGTCGCCCTGCCCCTGCTGCTGTTCTACGAAATCGGCCGCGCCGATTTCGTCGCCAACTTCAACCCCGCCCTGGTGGCCGGCTCATCCCTCGCCATTGCCCTAGGATTTGCCCTGTCCTACGGCTACGCCGCCTTGCGCGGTTATCCTCCCGCCGCGCGGGGCGCCTTCAGCCAGGGGGCGTTTCGCGGCAATCTGGCCTACGTGGGGCTAGCCATCGTCTTCAATGCCTACGGTAGCGAAGGACTCACGCGTGCCGGCATTCTCATGGGCTTTCTCGTACCGGTCCTCAATTTCTTCGCCATCCTCGCACTGCTGCTGCCCCATCATGGCACGAGCGGCAATCAGGGTGCACGCTTCTGGCTGCGGCAATTGCTGCTCAACCCGCTGATCCTTGCCTCTTTCGCAGGCATCGCCTGGAGTTTCCTGCACCTGCCCATGCCACTCATTCTCGAGCGCACCCTGCGCATCGCCACGGGCATGAGCCTGCCCCTGGCCCTGCTCGCCATCGGCGGCTCCTTCGCCCTCGACAGGCTGCGCGGCGACCTGCTGCGGGCCTTTCTCGCCGCGGGCATCAAGCTGGTATGGCTGCCCCTGCTGGCCGGAGGCATCCTGCTGCTGTTCGGAGTTCGCGGAGAGGATCTGGCCATCGGCGTGCTCTTTGCCGCCACCCCGGCGGCAACCGCGACCTACATCATGGCCCATCAGATGAAAGGCGACGCGGAACTGGCCGGCGCCATCGTCATGCTCTCGACGCTGCTCTCCGCCCTCACCTATACGCTGACCCTGTATATCCTGCGGAGTTCGGGGCTATGA